In Desulfarculaceae bacterium, the following are encoded in one genomic region:
- a CDS encoding flavodoxin family protein has translation MKIIGVAASPRPGQSTFTLLTAALRAAAEVNDSITTELIELAGRQVNGCVACGACAKKLACSQDDDFPALIETLASPDLGGLIIATPVYMSGLTAQAKAFLDRLVMFRRNGWMLRNKVGGAIAVGGFRNGGQETAVQSILASMLVQDMVVVGDGMPTAHYGGTGWSGAEGGIEADKVGLTTAQGVGKRVAEVALCMMGI, from the coding sequence ATGAAGATAATCGGCGTGGCCGCCAGCCCCCGGCCAGGACAATCCACCTTTACCCTGCTCACCGCCGCCCTGCGCGCGGCGGCCGAGGTGAACGACAGCATAACCACCGAGCTCATCGAGCTGGCCGGCCGCCAGGTAAACGGCTGTGTGGCCTGCGGGGCCTGCGCCAAGAAGCTGGCCTGCTCCCAGGACGACGACTTCCCGGCCCTCATCGAGACCCTGGCCTCCCCGGACCTGGGCGGCCTGATCATCGCCACCCCGGTGTACATGAGCGGGCTCACCGCCCAGGCCAAGGCGTTCCTAGACCGCCTGGTGATGTTTAGGCGCAACGGCTGGATGTTGCGCAACAAGGTGGGCGGGGCCATCGCGGTGGGCGGCTTCCGCAACGGCGGCCAGGAGACCGCGGTGCAGAGCATTCTGGCCTCCATGCTGGTGCAGGACATGGTGGTGGTGGGCGACGGCATGCCCACGGCCCACTACGGCGGCACCGGCTGGAGCGGCGCGGAGGGCGGCATCGAGGCCGACAAGGTGGGCCTGACCACCGCCCAGGGCGTGGGCAAGCGGGTGGCGGAAGTTGCGCTCTGCATGATGGGCATCTGA
- a CDS encoding ABC transporter permease, which translates to MKPARWWLALALLIIWQGLSMAGVLPAYKLPSPWAVIQGFGELATKGMPPGHLLQWHLLYSLLRVAIGFISAALIGVPLGLALGAFPRLRDSVSPIIEVLRPVPPLAWIPIAILWFGIGLPSAGFIIFLGAFFPIVLNTIAGVLEVNPVLVEAVRTLGAKRGDVIKKVLLPGALPSIFVGLRIGLGIGWMTLVAAEFTGVRTGYGLGYMIMTARDIQRPDEIIAGMAVIGLVGLGIDILLRLAQRRLVPWREARS; encoded by the coding sequence GTGAAACCCGCCCGCTGGTGGCTGGCCCTGGCCCTGCTGATCATCTGGCAGGGGCTGAGCATGGCCGGGGTCTTGCCCGCCTACAAGCTGCCCTCGCCCTGGGCGGTCATTCAGGGCTTCGGCGAGCTGGCCACCAAGGGCATGCCCCCGGGCCACCTGCTGCAATGGCATCTGCTCTACAGCCTTTTGCGCGTGGCCATCGGCTTCATCAGCGCCGCGCTCATCGGGGTGCCCCTGGGCCTGGCCTTGGGGGCCTTCCCCCGCTTGCGCGATTCGGTGAGCCCCATCATCGAGGTGCTCCGGCCGGTGCCGCCCCTGGCCTGGATACCCATCGCCATCCTCTGGTTCGGCATCGGCCTGCCCTCGGCGGGCTTCATCATCTTCCTGGGCGCCTTCTTCCCCATCGTCTTGAACACCATCGCCGGGGTGCTGGAGGTCAACCCGGTGCTGGTGGAAGCGGTGCGCACCCTGGGGGCCAAGCGGGGCGACGTGATCAAAAAGGTGCTCTTGCCCGGGGCCCTGCCCAGCATCTTCGTGGGCCTGCGCATCGGGCTGGGCATCGGCTGGATGACCCTGGTGGCCGCCGAGTTCACCGGAGTGCGCACCGGCTACGGCCTGGGCTACATGATCATGACCGCGCGCGATATCCAGCGGCCCGACGAGATCATCGCGGGCATGGCGGTGATCGGCCTGGTGGGCCTGGGCATCGACATCCTCCTGCGCCTGGCCCAACGCCGCCTGGTGCCCTGGCGGGAGGCGCGCTCATGA
- a CDS encoding (Fe-S)-binding protein yields MADQENKPPEENTSQQAPEAPATEAPAPEAPAGQAAAPAPEAPAAPPEPPAAAAPPETPAPEAPPAPEPEPEPESAPLIPIHLLESKRLLQLEACTRCGECLSWCPVYDQDGRQDILPRAKAAEFLRIIKGQHGLLAKIAHGGGDPGPLRKAIGKVFGYKEVTREEIEKFAADLYECSTCGQCQIVCPAGLDTVNLWEEIRAAIVAAGYGPLESQQGLVKSVKSYDNPWQQPRTARAKWARRAKKEKLIAEVPQDISKKPAKVLLYLGCTASYDTNVRQVAVSTVNIFDALGIDYGILGNKERCCGSVMLRMGDREFDRVARDNIDQFNSLGAELLVTSCSGCYKTIREDYERVGELNLKVMHSAQFLRGLIESGELKFNTPVNQTVTYHDPCHLGRASRVYDDPRFIMEHIPGLTLNEMPRNREYSRCCGAGGGLKAGYPDIQNKMAQARVREAEGTGASELVSCCPFCYQGLQVGINAVDSDLVARDLTALVEMAMGLKPPAEE; encoded by the coding sequence ATGGCTGATCAGGAAAACAAGCCTCCCGAGGAGAACACCAGCCAGCAGGCGCCCGAGGCGCCCGCGACCGAGGCCCCGGCCCCCGAGGCCCCGGCCGGGCAGGCCGCCGCGCCCGCGCCGGAAGCGCCGGCTGCGCCGCCGGAGCCGCCCGCGGCCGCCGCCCCGCCGGAAACCCCGGCCCCCGAGGCCCCGCCCGCCCCGGAGCCGGAGCCGGAGCCCGAGAGCGCCCCGCTGATCCCCATTCATCTGCTGGAATCCAAGCGCCTGTTGCAGCTGGAGGCCTGCACCCGCTGCGGCGAGTGCCTCTCCTGGTGCCCGGTCTACGACCAGGACGGCCGCCAGGACATCCTGCCCCGGGCCAAGGCGGCGGAGTTTTTGCGCATCATCAAGGGGCAGCACGGCCTCTTGGCCAAGATCGCCCACGGCGGCGGCGATCCCGGCCCCCTGCGCAAGGCCATCGGCAAGGTGTTCGGCTATAAGGAAGTGACCCGCGAAGAGATCGAAAAGTTCGCGGCCGATCTCTACGAGTGCTCCACCTGCGGCCAGTGCCAGATCGTGTGCCCGGCAGGGCTGGACACGGTGAATCTGTGGGAGGAGATCCGCGCGGCCATCGTGGCCGCCGGCTACGGCCCCCTGGAGAGCCAGCAGGGCCTGGTCAAGAGCGTAAAGAGCTACGACAACCCCTGGCAGCAGCCGCGCACCGCCCGGGCCAAGTGGGCCCGCCGGGCCAAAAAAGAAAAGCTCATCGCCGAGGTGCCCCAGGACATCAGTAAAAAGCCGGCCAAGGTGCTGTTGTACCTGGGCTGCACCGCCAGCTACGACACCAACGTGCGCCAGGTGGCGGTTAGCACGGTGAACATCTTCGACGCCCTGGGCATCGACTACGGCATTCTGGGCAACAAGGAGCGCTGCTGCGGCAGCGTGATGCTCAGGATGGGCGACCGCGAGTTCGACCGGGTGGCCCGCGACAACATCGACCAGTTCAATTCTTTGGGGGCCGAGCTGTTGGTCACCTCCTGCTCGGGCTGCTACAAGACCATCCGCGAGGACTACGAGCGGGTCGGCGAGCTGAACCTCAAGGTGATGCACTCGGCCCAGTTCCTGCGCGGGCTCATCGAGAGCGGCGAGCTGAAGTTCAATACCCCGGTCAACCAGACCGTGACCTATCACGACCCCTGCCATCTGGGCCGGGCCAGCCGGGTATACGACGACCCCCGCTTCATCATGGAGCACATACCGGGGCTCACCCTCAACGAGATGCCGCGCAACCGGGAGTATTCCCGCTGCTGCGGCGCGGGCGGCGGGCTCAAGGCTGGCTATCCCGACATCCAGAACAAGATGGCCCAGGCCCGGGTGCGCGAGGCCGAGGGCACCGGGGCCAGCGAGCTGGTCTCCTGCTGCCCCTTCTGCTACCAGGGGCTCCAGGTGGGCATCAACGCGGTGGACTCGGACCTGGTGGCCCGCGACCTCACCGCCCTGGTGGAGATGGCCATGGGGTTAAAGCCTCCGGCCGAGGAATAA
- a CDS encoding ABC transporter ATP-binding protein: MSLELQGLVKSYPAANHGAAMPVLDRLDASVPRGRLVSLIGPSGCGKTTLLRIIAGLEATDQGRVLLDGGPITGPSAQVGMVFQQYALLPWRTCLGNVELGLEIAGEGAGVRRSRARAYLEALGLAEFAQHYPHQLSGGMQQRVAIARTLILEPKLVLMDEPFGSLDSQTRNALQEFLVKVWSGRGDTIVFVTHNVDEAVFLSDEVLVLSARPARVLQRFAIEEPRPRDRTSEASNAIRREILTVLGRQKETDA; this comes from the coding sequence ATGAGCCTGGAGCTTCAGGGCCTGGTCAAAAGCTACCCCGCCGCTAACCACGGCGCGGCCATGCCGGTGTTGGATCGCCTGGACGCCTCGGTGCCCCGGGGCCGCCTGGTCAGCCTCATCGGCCCCAGCGGCTGCGGCAAGACCACCCTGCTGCGTATCATCGCGGGTCTGGAGGCCACGGACCAGGGCAGGGTGCTGCTGGACGGCGGGCCCATCACCGGCCCCAGCGCCCAAGTGGGCATGGTCTTTCAGCAGTACGCCCTGTTGCCCTGGCGCACCTGCCTGGGCAACGTGGAGCTGGGCCTGGAGATCGCGGGTGAGGGCGCGGGGGTGCGCCGCTCGCGGGCCCGGGCCTATCTGGAGGCTCTGGGCCTGGCCGAGTTCGCCCAGCACTACCCCCACCAGCTCTCGGGCGGGATGCAGCAGCGGGTGGCCATCGCCCGCACCCTGATCCTGGAGCCCAAGCTGGTGCTCATGGACGAGCCCTTCGGCTCCCTGGACAGCCAGACCCGCAACGCCTTGCAGGAGTTTCTCGTCAAGGTGTGGTCCGGGCGCGGCGACACTATAGTATTTGTTACCCACAACGTTGACGAGGCGGTGTTCCTCTCCGATGAGGTGCTGGTGCTCTCGGCCCGTCCGGCCCGGGTGCTGCAGCGCTTCGCGATAGAGGAGCCCCGCCCCCGCGACCGCACCTCCGAGGCCTCCAACGCCATCCGCCGCGAGATCCTCACGGTGCTGGGCCGCCAAAAGGAGACAGACGCATGA
- a CDS encoding cytochrome b/b6 domain-containing protein, protein MMERDLGKGQVERFSVLNRLLHVLVMVGFLGLGITGFSLFFGGAWWARAIAWCLGGAAGLAWTHRFLAVMTYAAVMAHLIWLVYYKLVLKGRLTGPGTMFPRPQDVKDVFRHLGWALGRGPQPRFDRFAWWEKMDYWAVLLGMNTMGLTGLVLWFPEWFSQWLPGYFINIALLLHLFEAIIAVAIKFVVHPILAHLRPEVWPADTSIFTGRMSAERIRHEHPALWERMNSGSGEAGS, encoded by the coding sequence ATGATGGAACGCGATTTAGGCAAGGGACAGGTGGAGCGCTTCAGCGTGCTCAACCGCCTGTTGCACGTGCTGGTCATGGTGGGCTTCCTGGGCCTGGGGATCACCGGCTTCTCGCTGTTCTTCGGCGGGGCCTGGTGGGCCCGGGCCATCGCCTGGTGTTTGGGCGGGGCCGCGGGCCTGGCCTGGACCCACCGCTTCCTGGCGGTGATGACCTACGCGGCGGTGATGGCCCACCTGATCTGGCTGGTCTACTACAAGCTGGTGCTGAAAGGCCGCCTCACCGGTCCGGGCACCATGTTCCCCCGCCCCCAGGACGTGAAGGACGTGTTCCGCCACTTGGGCTGGGCCTTGGGGCGCGGCCCCCAGCCTCGCTTCGACCGCTTCGCCTGGTGGGAGAAGATGGACTACTGGGCGGTGCTTCTGGGCATGAACACCATGGGGCTCACCGGCCTGGTGCTGTGGTTCCCGGAGTGGTTCAGCCAGTGGCTGCCCGGCTACTTCATCAATATCGCCCTGTTGCTGCACCTGTTCGAGGCGATCATCGCGGTGGCCATCAAGTTCGTGGTGCACCCCATCCTGGCCCATCTGAGGCCCGAGGTGTGGCCCGCGGACACCAGCATCTTCACCGGCCGCATGAGCGCCGAGCGCATCCGGCACGAGCATCCCGCCCTTTGGGAGCGCATGAACTCCGGCAGCGGGGAGGCGGGCTCATGA
- a CDS encoding respiratory nitrate reductase subunit gamma: MRRLSLIAVLAALVLWAAAALAMPPVAMDPAPEGQGARQCLDCHHLPNLASNEGVIANQQLCLECHAKESCSRQVDGTKVPLVVTMDLFATSRHRWVACLQCHTDVAASPHKSRAGAQCLSCHPIHGEGEINSPHLSVDCAACHHKSPYVKLDKKTGVVKLAHKDLEGKPIPLTEHGPTDLTQDKHCVRCHVAGNKVGAPNMVLPAKGLICFPCHTASFSLGSWWFGLALLVFLVGIVGGGLFYMRGRVAGVESGLHDKLSRGSDSLYKAIFSRRSWEFVKVLWFDVLWQRRVLKQSVRRWFFHSLIYLSIMARFGLALFTWVVYELWPSSDLAMALMNKNFGFVAVVNDLLGLLILIGVILAALQRWVFKGEQVVAEWQDNLALIILGLMIVLGFVAEAARLVVSQTPHGIAVYSFVAYPLARLLAATGVNWPAVYGWLWYAHGLVAALFVAYLPFGKMRHMFTAPLSLIINRRLQ; this comes from the coding sequence ATGAGAAGGCTCAGCCTCATCGCCGTGCTGGCGGCCCTGGTGCTCTGGGCCGCCGCAGCCCTGGCCATGCCCCCGGTGGCCATGGACCCGGCCCCGGAAGGGCAGGGCGCCCGCCAGTGCCTGGACTGCCACCATCTGCCCAACCTGGCCTCCAACGAGGGTGTGATCGCCAACCAGCAGCTCTGCCTGGAGTGCCACGCCAAGGAGAGCTGCTCCCGCCAGGTGGACGGGACCAAGGTGCCCCTGGTGGTGACCATGGACCTGTTCGCCACCAGCCGCCACCGCTGGGTGGCCTGCTTGCAGTGCCACACCGACGTGGCCGCCTCGCCCCACAAGAGTAGGGCCGGGGCGCAGTGCCTGAGCTGCCACCCCATCCACGGCGAGGGCGAGATAAACAGCCCCCACCTCTCGGTGGACTGCGCGGCCTGCCACCACAAGAGCCCCTACGTAAAGCTGGACAAAAAAACCGGCGTGGTGAAGCTGGCTCATAAGGATCTCGAGGGCAAGCCCATCCCGCTCACCGAACACGGGCCCACGGACCTGACCCAGGACAAGCACTGCGTGCGCTGCCACGTGGCGGGCAACAAGGTGGGCGCGCCCAACATGGTGCTCCCGGCCAAGGGCCTGATCTGCTTCCCCTGCCACACGGCCAGCTTCTCTCTCGGCTCCTGGTGGTTCGGCCTGGCCTTGCTTGTTTTCCTGGTGGGCATCGTGGGCGGCGGCCTGTTCTACATGCGCGGCCGGGTGGCCGGGGTGGAGAGCGGCCTGCACGACAAGCTCTCCCGGGGCAGCGACAGCCTGTACAAGGCGATCTTCTCGCGCCGTAGCTGGGAGTTCGTCAAGGTGCTGTGGTTCGACGTGCTCTGGCAGCGCCGGGTGCTCAAGCAGAGCGTGCGCCGCTGGTTCTTCCATAGTCTGATCTACCTGTCCATCATGGCCCGCTTCGGCCTGGCCCTGTTCACCTGGGTGGTCTACGAGCTCTGGCCCTCCAGCGACCTGGCCATGGCCCTGATGAACAAGAACTTCGGCTTCGTGGCCGTGGTCAATGACCTGCTGGGCCTGCTGATCCTCATCGGGGTCATCCTGGCCGCCTTGCAGCGCTGGGTGTTCAAGGGCGAGCAGGTGGTGGCCGAGTGGCAGGACAACCTGGCCCTGATCATCCTGGGCCTTATGATCGTGCTGGGCTTTGTGGCCGAGGCGGCCCGCCTGGTGGTGAGCCAGACCCCGCACGGCATCGCGGTGTACTCCTTCGTGGCCTATCCCCTGGCGCGGCTCTTGGCCGCCACCGGAGTCAACTGGCCGGCGGTCTACGGCTGGCTGTGGTACGCCCACGGCCTGGTGGCCGCCCTGTTCGTGGCCTACCTGCCCTTCGGCAAGATGCGCCACATGTTCACCGCGCCCCTGAGCCTGATTATCAACCGCCGCCTGCAATGA
- a CDS encoding ABC transporter substrate-binding protein produces the protein MGKSKLGLILLLGALLVAAGGVPASAAGKVRIGYLQADIHQLACWVALEKGFYKQQGLEVEVAGIFRAGPEEMSAFAAGALDMGYVGEAPATVAVANHAAKVVVAAQVNTEGSAIVVRKDSPINGLPGLEGKTVAVPGHSTVQDFLLKKALDQAGLPLDKVRSMVLKPPEMIGALREKQINAFVAWEPYPAKAVTMGVGRVLVNSGQIWPQHPCCVLVASREFYAKHPERVVALTAAHVKATDFIKAHPAEALKIAERYTGMDRATVKRAMSNVNYTYKLSVTGEVEYVEFLARLGYIKVPDLDAFLKEFMDPTILERALAR, from the coding sequence ATGGGTAAAAGCAAGCTGGGCCTGATCCTCTTGCTGGGCGCGCTCTTGGTCGCGGCCGGGGGCGTTCCCGCCTCGGCGGCGGGCAAGGTGCGCATCGGCTATTTACAGGCGGACATCCACCAGCTGGCCTGCTGGGTGGCCCTGGAAAAGGGCTTCTACAAGCAGCAGGGCTTGGAGGTGGAGGTGGCGGGCATCTTCCGGGCCGGGCCCGAGGAGATGAGCGCCTTTGCCGCCGGGGCCCTGGACATGGGCTACGTGGGCGAGGCCCCGGCCACGGTGGCCGTGGCCAACCACGCGGCCAAGGTGGTGGTGGCCGCCCAGGTGAACACCGAGGGCTCGGCCATCGTGGTGCGCAAGGACAGCCCCATAAACGGGCTGCCCGGCCTGGAGGGCAAGACCGTGGCCGTGCCCGGCCACTCCACGGTGCAGGACTTTTTGCTCAAGAAAGCCCTGGACCAGGCGGGCCTGCCCCTGGACAAGGTGCGCTCCATGGTGCTCAAGCCGCCGGAGATGATCGGGGCGCTCCGCGAAAAGCAGATCAACGCCTTCGTGGCCTGGGAGCCCTATCCCGCCAAGGCGGTGACCATGGGCGTGGGCCGGGTGCTGGTCAACTCGGGCCAGATCTGGCCGCAGCATCCCTGCTGCGTGCTGGTGGCCTCGCGCGAGTTCTACGCCAAGCACCCCGAGCGGGTGGTGGCCCTCACCGCCGCGCACGTCAAGGCCACCGACTTCATCAAGGCGCACCCCGCCGAGGCCCTGAAGATCGCCGAGCGCTACACCGGCATGGACCGGGCCACGGTCAAGCGGGCCATGTCCAACGTTAACTACACCTACAAGCTCAGCGTGACCGGCGAGGTGGAGTACGTGGAGTTCCTGGCCCGTTTGGGTTACATCAAGGTGCCCGACCTGGACGCCTTCCTCAAGGAATTCATGGACCCGACTATCCTAGAGCGGGCGTTGGCCAGGTGA
- a CDS encoding MSMEG_0568 family radical SAM protein — MQTAEIITQLQSLGLRMEADGEKRIGGAGPAEGGTLIINGVAATAPLDSPFAAASPWSLRLGPEGAELLLNGEVVEAEVELVPTPRFYDEATPEGVALRQVALLHGRDCLASTVLQRCLFYNSPNRCSFCGIELSLEGGHTLEEKSPEQLALAAAKAKELDGASHVVLTTGGAAPAGSELKHLAACARAIKQASGLPIHAQFLPPPFNRSFRNLAEAGVDTVGLHIESFDPGVLSRHAIPKAGLGLGRFVEAWLEAVEVFGPGQVSSFIIAGLGEDPDELVAGCRMLAEMGVYPYLLPLRPIPGSELAEAAPPDPEYMRGLYQRLAAVLQQTGMSASQSKAGCVRCGACSALGAWELEPARLVVRPARDAAEREAALAVRQRVFVEEQGIVALSDRDETDERSIHLLAIVNGEVAGTVRVYQSDERPEAWVGGRLAVEKAQRRTGAGAALVKEAMRTVRRRGCTHFTAEIQQANVAFFQRLGWAKSGEQYEIHGWAHQPMTADLSAAPDLEPGESHGA; from the coding sequence TTGCAGACCGCCGAAATCATCACCCAACTACAAAGCCTGGGCCTCCGCATGGAGGCCGACGGCGAAAAACGCATCGGCGGGGCGGGCCCGGCCGAGGGCGGCACCCTGATCATCAACGGGGTGGCGGCCACCGCGCCCCTGGACAGCCCCTTTGCCGCGGCCTCGCCCTGGTCCCTGCGCCTGGGGCCAGAGGGCGCGGAGCTTCTGCTGAACGGCGAGGTGGTGGAGGCCGAGGTGGAGCTGGTGCCCACGCCCCGCTTCTACGACGAGGCCACCCCCGAGGGCGTGGCGCTCAGGCAAGTGGCCCTGCTGCACGGCCGTGACTGCCTGGCCAGCACGGTCTTGCAGCGCTGCCTGTTCTACAACAGTCCCAACCGCTGCTCCTTCTGCGGCATCGAGCTTAGCCTGGAAGGCGGCCACACCCTGGAAGAGAAGAGCCCGGAGCAGCTGGCCCTGGCGGCAGCCAAGGCCAAGGAGCTGGACGGCGCCAGCCACGTGGTGCTCACCACCGGCGGGGCTGCCCCGGCCGGGAGCGAGCTCAAACACCTGGCCGCTTGCGCCCGGGCCATCAAGCAGGCCAGCGGCCTGCCCATCCACGCCCAGTTTTTGCCCCCGCCCTTCAACCGCAGCTTCCGCAACCTGGCCGAGGCCGGGGTGGACACGGTGGGCCTGCACATCGAGAGCTTCGATCCCGGGGTGCTCTCGCGCCACGCCATCCCCAAGGCGGGGCTGGGCCTGGGCCGTTTCGTGGAGGCCTGGCTGGAGGCGGTGGAGGTGTTCGGGCCGGGCCAGGTGAGCAGCTTCATCATCGCCGGGCTGGGCGAGGACCCGGACGAGCTGGTGGCCGGCTGCCGCATGTTGGCCGAGATGGGGGTCTACCCCTATCTCCTGCCGCTCCGGCCCATCCCGGGCAGCGAGCTGGCCGAGGCCGCGCCCCCGGACCCGGAGTACATGCGCGGCCTGTACCAGCGGCTGGCGGCGGTGCTGCAACAGACCGGGATGAGCGCAAGCCAATCCAAGGCGGGCTGCGTGCGCTGCGGGGCCTGCTCGGCCCTGGGGGCCTGGGAGCTAGAACCCGCCCGCCTGGTGGTGCGCCCGGCCCGCGACGCGGCCGAGCGCGAGGCCGCCCTGGCGGTGCGGCAACGGGTGTTCGTTGAGGAGCAGGGCATCGTGGCGCTGAGCGACCGCGACGAGACCGACGAGCGCTCCATCCACCTGCTGGCCATCGTGAACGGCGAGGTAGCGGGCACGGTGCGGGTGTATCAGAGCGATGAGCGCCCCGAGGCCTGGGTGGGCGGCCGCTTGGCCGTGGAAAAGGCCCAGCGCCGCACCGGGGCCGGGGCCGCCTTGGTCAAGGAAGCCATGCGCACGGTGCGCCGCCGGGGCTGCACCCACTTCACCGCCGAGATTCAGCAGGCCAACGTGGCTTTCTTCCAGCGCCTGGGCTGGGCCAAGAGCGGCGAGCAATACGAGATTCACGGCTGGGCGCACCAGCCCATGACGGCCGACCTGAGCGCGGCCCCGGACCTGGAGCCAGGAGAGAGCCATGGAGCTTGA